The following is a genomic window from Saccopteryx bilineata isolate mSacBil1 chromosome 4, mSacBil1_pri_phased_curated, whole genome shotgun sequence.
TGTAAGTATACTGACAGTGACAGGAAGGGAATTTGGAAAGCTATAAATGTTATGTTACTTTTTAGCCAATTGGCtcgctctttcctcctttctttctttctttctttctttctttctttctttctttctttctttctttctttttctttcttttctttttttttttacagggacagagtcagagagagggatagatagggacaggcagacaggaaccaagagagatgagaaaagcatcaatcatcagtttttcgttgcaacaccttaattgttcattgattgctttctcatatgtgccttgacgtgggccttcagcagcagaccgagtaaccccttgcttgagccagcgaccttgggctcaagctggtgagcttttttgctcaagccagatgagcctgcggtcaagctggcaaccttggggtctcaaacctgaatcctccaaatcccagtccgacgccccatccactgcgccacctcctggtcaggcttcagggcttaattttttaatttattgattgacttttagagagacagagagaggaagagagagaaaagggagggggaagggaagcattcattgttATTCCtcggttgtgcattcattggttgcctcccatgtgtgccctgaccagaaatcaaacctgcaatcttgttgTTTTAGGACAACGcacttaatcaactgagctaactggccatagcaattaataaaaaaaattttaaatgccagaGCTACTGTGGAGggtgcaggagcagaagagaggaAACCAGGACAGGAAATTACATCTCTTTAGAGTTTCCAaatctctctggctctctccattttttacctgtaaaatggaataaatacCTGCCCAGAGTTCAGATACTATAGACTATTGGGATGGTCAAATAAGACAATAACCctgaaaccattttttaaaatttatttatttatttatttatttatttatttatttatttattttggcggagacagagagaatcagagggacagatagggacagacaggaagggagagagatgagaaacatcaatttgcgactccttagttgttcattgactgatttctcatatgtgccttgactggggggctactgcagactgagtgaccccttgctcgagccagcaaccttgggctcaagctggtgagccttgctcaaaccagatgagcccgcgctcaagctggtgacatcggggtctcgaacctgggtcctccgtatcccagtccaaagctctatccactgcgccacctcctggtcaggcctgaaaccattttataacaaatattaaGTTATTCAAATGTTACAAAAGGAACTGAGAATGAACCAGAACTGTTTACCAGCTGGTCTACCTGCCCCAGAAGACACTCTGATAAACTTTTCAGACCTTGCTGAGACATGAGGAAACTCTAAACAAGGGGAAGGAGCCCTGTTCTTGGTGCAGTGTGAAGATGAACTTGTTCTCCTTAGCACCGTTTAAAATCCAGCACTATTAAGGATATACCCCATACCACAGGCCCAGTTTTTCATCCTTCCAGCAAAAAGATGTGCTGAGGAAGTACAACCTGTTTTTTCTATTAGGTAAACAGGCAGACCTCAGGAAAACAGAAATAAGGGAGCTGGGATAGGGAAGACCTGTCAGTTTACTAGGGCCCCTCCTGGGCTTCCGCTTACTGCTGAGTATTGCTATAGACACAGCACACCTTCAGGTATGAAAGGGCAACTGGGTCCTGCAAAGGGAATAGTCCAGAGCTAGAAACATTTGTGTTTGAGATTTGGATTCCCAGTGCTTAATAGTTCCATGGATATAGGTAAGTCATAACCTCTGAAAGGCTgtgtttcctcatccataaaacagAATAATGAAACTCTCTCTGCTCCACATTCTCAAGTGTGTTGTGAAGACAAAATGAGCTAACGTGTAATAAGTGTCTCATGCAATGTAACACTGCCACAACTGCTGAAAATCTCTTGAGAAAAGTTGTTGGCTGGGTGACTATGAAACACTGAGGAAGAATATGAAATTTGTCCACAGATAACTGTGAACAAATCACACCGGACTTCTGACTCAGCCCTCACCCTCTGATAGTGACAGGAAATGAGAACAGCTATTCTTTCCAAGGTGAGACATGTGACCACTACAGCTAGAAAATCATCATTATAGGTGCTGCTCAATGCTGGCTGGCTATACCAGATGTTGAGAGCAGTGGATAGGGTATCAGCTCTAACTCAACAAGGGACTTGATAAGAGAGGCCTCCCAAAACTCTGAGGAAATCACAGAATCAAGCTCAACAGCTTCTGACTTTATAAATGGCTTGAGGTCTCTAAACTGGTGCTGCCACTCAGGAAATCTTATAGATAAGCTTCACCTCTTTCATTTTAATCACTGGATGAATTCAATCCCACAGTTCACTAAATGAATGACTTTTAACTTCTTTATAAAGAGCAAGCTCAGAGAAGGAGTCCTGGAAACTCCATCTTCGCGGTAGAGGACTTTAGGGACATAAAGTTCTTACATCAGATTTCTTGAACACACACTAGCACATTTAGGCAACAAATGATCAGAAAGCAAAACAACTGCTAACTAGTCTAAGGGCACTAATCTTTTAGTAACCTCAAAACTGCCATTGCTCAGGAAGTCCAAAATTCCTCTGGCAGGCTTTTCTTACTGAGGAAGCAGGCAGTGCACTCATCTGTAGCATGTTCAAATATAATTGAGCATTCAAAGCAGACACTGGGACAAAACGGTAAACATGGAAAAGATCTCAGAGAAGGAGCCAGGAGTCTACTGTTGCAGGTGCTAAAGATGAGTTCTGGTGAAAAGCATTTCCTgcttatgaataaaataaatataggacTCCATGTTCCCTAAGTGACACTCTACCTTTTATGAGAGGACTATGTCTCAGGGCTGAAAGATAAAGACACTTTAGTCCCATGAGATGCATATAGGGAGTGGGGGCTGAACCCTTGACTGAATTCCAAAATGGTCAGGCCAGGATTTATATTTATAAGATCAAAGCCTAGGCACCACACATCCACAAGGCTGCCTGTAACAGAGGAAATGCTGATGAGACTGTGGGTCACTCTGATGTATCAATAAGCAGAGATTACTCCAACTTTGGAACAATCTTAAAAGCATGTGTCTGTGAACTGAGCAGAGTCAGTCATATTTGTCTGACTGTGGTTTTAGCTTTCACAAATGATGAACATGAATAGCatctgggggtggagggagagaataTGTGATTAAGACAGTTTTGCTAGAGCAGTGACGTAACGCGCAGCAAGCGCCTTCGACGTGTGCGCTCttgttccttcctcttttccgaCTCCATCTTCGCggtagaggcagaggcagcagatcAGTCGCCGACATGCAGCTTTTTGTCCGCGCCCAGGAGCTACACACCCTTGAGGTCACCGGCCAGGAGACTGTCGCACAAATCAAGGCTCATGTAGCCTCACTGGAGGGCATCGCTCCAGAAGATCAAGTCGTGCTTCTGGCAGGAACGCCCCTAGAGGATGAAGCTATCTTGGGCCAGTGTGGAGTGGAGGCTCTGACCACTCTGGAAGTAGCCGGTCGCATGCTTGGAGGTAAAGTCCATGGTTCCTTGGCCCGTGCTGGGAAAGTAAGAGGGCAGACCCCCAAGGTGGCCaaacaggagaaaaagaagaagactggTCGGGCCAAGTGGCGGATGCAGTACAACCGGCGTTTTGTCAATGTTGTGCCCATCTTTGGCAAGAAGAAGGGCCCCAATGCCAACTCTTAAGTCCTTTGTAATCCTGGCTTTCTCTAATAAAGCCGCTTAgcccagtcaaaaaaaaaaaaaagacagttttgcTAAACCTTCACTTTGGAAAACCTAGAAGTGCCATTGGCTCTCAGATGCTTTCCTCTCTACAAATAGGCTCAAACAGGCTTGATGGAGCCTTAGCAGCATCCCTAAAGAGGCAGAAGGCCCTCAAGCTCACCCAGGAGAGGGTGTGTAGAAGAGAACCAGACTAAAGTCTAACAGACCTGGACACACCAGGCTAAGTCACTTTTGAGCAGGGACCCACTGGCTATGAACAAACTAAGATCAAAGGAATTAATTAATATGGTCAAGGTCATTCAGAGTTAACAATCAAGCTgggaatgcctgaccaggcagtggggcagtggaggcCTGGGACGCTaaggtccaggttcaaaacctcaaggtcatcggcttggcatgggatcatagacatggccccatggtcgcaggcttgagcccaaaggtcactgactgagCTGGGGCcctccagtcaggcacatatgagagcaatcaatgaacaactaaaatgctgcaactatgagctgatgcttctcatttctcctttcttgtctgtctgtcccacttgttcactctctctctctctctctctcactaaaaaacaaacaaaaaaaatcaaggtggGACCAAACCTGAGTCCTTCTAAATGCAAGATAATGCCTCCTGTGTCCCTAGCTGAAATGCATGTGAGGTGAATATGATGTCATCACAGACTACTAGCAACATGTAAAACAAGGCTATACTAATACTACATTGCATTTACATGTACAACGGACAGGTTTCTTAACCactgtcacattttatttttaatatgaaaagtgAGCTCAATCCTATGATTTCTGACAAGAAAATACTTAGGCTCCCATTTGAAGAT
Proteins encoded in this region:
- the LOC136336526 gene encoding ubiquitin-like protein FUBI, producing MQLFVRAQELHTLEVTGQETVAQIKAHVASLEGIAPEDQVVLLAGTPLEDEAILGQCGVEALTTLEVAGRMLGGKVHGSLARAGKVRGQTPKVAKQEKKKKTGRAKWRMQYNRRFVNVVPIFGKKKGPNANS